A part of Quatrionicoccus australiensis genomic DNA contains:
- a CDS encoding SOS response-associated peptidase family protein, with product MCSQFELKVKARGLGKCLPKLHVSPQQIPRAAEMNPRDPVLMLRAEADAYVAATARWGLMGSFLSLDPQVPVLSLRGEGLADMPFYGKILRSKRCLVPATAFFTWQTPGRGECRKLRLSHPAGEVLLFAAVFDEHPQVGTSCALVTRDVGGRRLPVILNRLAASFWLADFADFPEFPAAAFAEILSLEAPPLLSEVVPEPEVSPQLAFRFA from the coding sequence ATGTGCAGTCAGTTTGAACTCAAGGTAAAGGCCAGGGGGCTGGGCAAGTGTCTGCCGAAGCTCCATGTCAGCCCGCAGCAGATCCCGCGGGCAGCGGAGATGAACCCGCGCGATCCGGTGCTGATGCTGCGTGCCGAGGCTGACGCTTATGTCGCGGCGACGGCCCGCTGGGGCCTGATGGGGAGTTTCCTGTCGCTCGATCCACAGGTGCCGGTGCTCAGTCTGCGTGGCGAAGGGCTGGCCGACATGCCGTTCTACGGCAAGATCTTGCGCAGCAAGCGTTGCCTGGTGCCGGCGACGGCTTTTTTTACCTGGCAGACGCCGGGGCGCGGCGAGTGCCGGAAGCTGCGGCTCAGTCATCCGGCCGGCGAGGTGTTGCTGTTTGCCGCTGTCTTCGACGAGCATCCGCAGGTCGGGACAAGTTGTGCGCTGGTGACGCGCGATGTCGGCGGGCGGCGCCTGCCGGTCATCCTGAATCGCCTTGCGGCCAGCTTCTGGCTGGCGGATTTTGCCGATTTCCCCGAGTTTCCGGCGGCTGCGTTCGCGGAAATCCTGTCGCTCGAGGCGCCGCCCTTGCTCAGCGAGGTCGTGCCCGAGCCGGAAGTGTCGCCGCAACTGGCTTTTCGCTTCGCCTGA